The genomic stretch GAGTAAATGACGTTGCAATAAAATTTCATGGATATGCCAGGAAATCGCCTCTCCCTCGCGATCCGGGTCAGTAGCAAGATAAATTGCTACTGATTCCTGGGCGGCCTTGGTAATGGCATCGAGATGTTTTTTATTACGCTCGATAATTTCGTATTTCATCAGAAAGCCATTTTCCGTATCCACCGCCCCACTTTTCGGTAAAAGGTCGCGGACATGTCCATAGGAGGCCATGACTTCAAAACCGGGGCCTAAATATTTTTTGATAGTCCTGGCCTTAGCCGGTGATTCAACAATTACAAGCTTTTTATCCATTGGTTTTTTTGATAAAAAGGAAAATAATCGATACAGAACGAACATGCCCGCCGGAAGGCGGGCATGTCACTAAAGACTTGGGAGCGACTTTTAGTGAAGGTAGCCGTGGACTTCGTTGAATACCAAATTTTCCATCCAGGCCAGAGCCGCTTCCTGACCAGGCCGATTAAACAACACCATGAGAACCACCCATTTTAATTGATCCAGATCAATATCATCCGCTTCCAATGCCATGACTCGATCAATAACTAATTCACGGGTTGTATGATCTAATACCTCAATTTGCTCCAGGAACAGAATAAAACCACGGCATTCGACAGTAAGCCGTTCCAGCTCCGCGTCGGTATAAATCCGTAACGAATTGGCGGTGGTAGCGACCGGTAGCGAACCCTGTTGCTCGGAAAGTCCCTCAAGCCATTGAAAAGCCTTGCTAATTTCCGCATCAGAAAAACCAGCATCAATAAGTTCCCGGTGCAAGGATTCCTCATCCGTACCATATTCTGAATCAGCATCCATATAGTTATCGAACAGGTACATCAACACATCCAGGACCGTCTCTTTTATCATGGCCAACCCTCACATGGCACGGGTATAGAGGCCGCCCGGCTGCAAGGCGACGAGTTCCCGAAGTTCTAAGATTAGGAGCATGGAGGAAACATTCGCCGACGTCAATCCACTCCGCTCCACCAGAGTGTCAATCGGCAGGGGATCGTAACCGAAACATTCCAGCAGTTTACGGTAATCG from Gammaproteobacteria bacterium encodes the following:
- the smg gene encoding DUF494 domain-containing protein Smg, whose product is MIKETVLDVLMYLFDNYMDADSEYGTDEESLHRELIDAGFSDAEISKAFQWLEGLSEQQGSLPVATTANSLRIYTDAELERLTVECRGFILFLEQIEVLDHTTRELVIDRVMALEADDIDLDQLKWVVLMVLFNRPGQEAALAWMENLVFNEVHGYLH